A window of Sporanaerobacter acetigenes DSM 13106 contains these coding sequences:
- the mraZ gene encoding division/cell wall cluster transcriptional repressor MraZ, with protein MFIGEYQHTLDDKGRITIPSKFRDDLGSNFIMTKGLDNCLFIYPKSEWHILEEKLKSLPLTSRDARAFVRFFFSGACECELDKQGRVLIPSNLRVHSKLEKDAVVIGVSTRVEIWSKDEWNLYNEDDNLSYESIAEKMAELGI; from the coding sequence ATGTTTATTGGAGAATATCAACATACATTGGATGACAAAGGAAGAATTACAATTCCATCTAAATTTAGAGACGATCTTGGTTCTAATTTTATCATGACTAAAGGTCTTGATAATTGTCTGTTTATTTATCCCAAAAGTGAATGGCATATATTAGAGGAAAAATTGAAATCTTTACCTTTAACTAGTAGAGATGCTAGAGCTTTTGTGAGATTTTTCTTTTCTGGTGCCTGTGAATGTGAATTGGATAAACAGGGGAGAGTACTTATACCATCCAATTTAAGAGTTCATTCAAAATTAGAAAAGGATGCAGTAGTCATAGGGGTATCTACTAGAGTTGAAATATGGAGCAAGGATGAATGGAATTTGTACAATGAAGATGACAATTTAAGCTATGAAAGTATAGCGGAAAAAATGGCTGAATTGGGAATATAA